Proteins from a genomic interval of Psychrobacter urativorans:
- a CDS encoding flippase — MISKIKSTLGGSGNRAQLLRGGIGALVLKILNIGLSLGTSIVLTRALGAESFGIYVYVFALVALFSVPAQFGMTTLIVRETVRAETEGNWSLLRGIWRWANITASIISVALIICCIIYFTFFAGSNHKVSDDNAFIYAIAAIPFLALSGLRSASLQGLRKIVQSQIPEGIIRPLILIALILFYWFFISNDMTSETAVMLSVLSIIISFIFGAWLLHRETPIEVLKKPKPQYKTKLWLKSVIPFTLLEGVGVINTQTDIVMLGIFGSATDVGLYRIASQGASITTVGLTVVAMAAMPYFARFYAQSDILKLSKVAVMTARASMLLAIPFSLLFMFYGDSILTIAFGNEFANGYSVLMVLTIIQLLNAMFGTSGRILNMTGHEQDTLKGMLVATFCNIVLNFIFIPSYGAVGAAWATGISILIRNIMLWVMVYHRLGIDTSVFGVFHNENKMNNLQKINA; from the coding sequence ATGATTTCAAAAATTAAATCCACTTTAGGTGGTTCTGGAAATCGCGCTCAATTACTCCGAGGAGGAATAGGTGCTTTAGTTTTAAAAATTTTAAATATTGGCTTATCGTTAGGTACGTCCATTGTTCTAACTAGAGCTTTAGGGGCGGAGTCATTTGGTATATATGTCTATGTATTTGCTCTTGTAGCACTATTTTCGGTTCCCGCTCAATTTGGAATGACAACACTTATTGTCCGTGAAACTGTCAGAGCTGAGACGGAAGGTAATTGGAGTTTATTAAGAGGTATTTGGCGATGGGCTAATATTACGGCTAGTATTATTAGCGTCGCTTTAATCATATGTTGTATTATATACTTCACTTTTTTTGCAGGTAGTAATCATAAAGTATCAGATGATAATGCTTTTATATATGCCATAGCAGCGATTCCATTTTTAGCGTTAAGTGGTTTAAGAAGTGCCTCTCTACAAGGGTTGCGAAAAATAGTTCAAAGTCAAATTCCAGAAGGGATTATTCGTCCATTAATATTAATTGCATTAATTTTATTTTATTGGTTCTTCATTTCTAATGATATGACCAGTGAAACTGCTGTCATGCTAAGTGTTTTATCAATCATAATATCTTTTATATTTGGAGCATGGCTGTTACATCGCGAAACTCCGATTGAAGTATTAAAAAAGCCAAAGCCACAATATAAAACAAAGCTATGGTTGAAGAGTGTTATTCCATTTACTTTACTTGAGGGTGTAGGCGTAATAAACACTCAGACTGATATAGTTATGCTAGGTATATTTGGGTCTGCAACAGATGTGGGTTTGTATCGGATTGCTTCGCAAGGTGCATCGATAACTACAGTTGGTCTTACAGTTGTAGCAATGGCTGCAATGCCCTACTTTGCTCGCTTTTATGCTCAGAGCGATATATTAAAGCTTAGCAAAGTCGCAGTGATGACTGCTAGAGCGAGTATGCTTTTAGCTATCCCTTTTTCGCTATTATTTATGTTTTATGGTGATAGTATTTTAACTATAGCGTTCGGTAATGAATTTGCTAATGGTTATTCGGTTTTAATGGTCCTTACTATTATACAGCTACTTAATGCAATGTTTGGGACATCGGGTCGGATTTTGAATATGACGGGTCATGAGCAGGATACACTTAAAGGAATGTTGGTTGCCACGTTTTGTAATATAGTATTAAATTTTATTTTTATTCCGTCTTATGGTGCTGTAGGCGCAGCTTGGGCAACTGGTATCTCTATCCTTATAAGAAATATAATGTTATGGGTTATGGTCTATCATCGACTTGGTATAGACACATCAGTATTTGGAGTCTTTCATAACGAAAATAAAATGAATAATCTTCAAAAAATTAATGCGTAA
- a CDS encoding glycosyltransferase: MNIMHIISAPASGGAEVYVKDMAKILAAEGHNVHIVFLSTAADAGRDVKYAEKFISDLKSSGIMTYIIGNETRKKPWLGVARLRKYIIKNNIDICHSHLAYGIVFSALSRVPVVYTHHTIKPRWDKLTYTIFNSLVDEYVGISKNCAEALSLYTGRKVNTILNAVSEEKFVGYVRTRKLEDTVKIAMVGQLTIPKDYITMLQALTLLDIDVQEKIKVLIAGEGDAKYKGELLDYIKENNLNHIVDFVGLKTNIPKFLYEADMFLLSSSSEGLPIALLEASISGLPCIVTDVGGCAEIIESSKNGVTVPHHNPQEIANEIAKFVLDNTLIERFSTNAINNAHKYSINKAAQLHIELYNSILK; encoded by the coding sequence ATGAATATTATGCATATAATATCTGCACCCGCATCAGGTGGTGCTGAAGTTTATGTTAAAGACATGGCAAAAATTTTGGCTGCAGAAGGTCATAATGTACATATAGTATTTCTAAGTACAGCAGCTGACGCTGGTAGAGATGTGAAGTATGCAGAAAAATTTATAAGTGACTTGAAGTCGTCTGGTATCATGACCTACATAATCGGTAATGAGACTAGAAAAAAACCTTGGCTAGGTGTAGCAAGACTAAGAAAATATATTATAAAAAACAATATAGACATTTGCCATAGCCATCTTGCTTATGGCATAGTGTTTTCCGCTTTATCAAGAGTTCCTGTAGTCTATACACATCATACTATTAAACCTCGTTGGGATAAGTTAACTTATACTATTTTTAATAGTCTAGTAGATGAATATGTAGGTATATCAAAAAACTGTGCGGAAGCTTTAAGTTTATACACTGGTCGAAAAGTTAATACGATACTAAATGCAGTTTCTGAGGAAAAGTTTGTAGGATATGTTCGAACGAGAAAGTTAGAGGATACTGTTAAAATAGCTATGGTTGGACAGTTAACTATTCCGAAAGATTATATAACGATGTTGCAGGCCTTAACGTTATTAGATATAGATGTTCAGGAAAAAATAAAAGTATTAATTGCTGGTGAAGGTGATGCTAAGTATAAAGGTGAGTTATTAGATTATATTAAGGAAAATAATCTAAATCATATAGTTGATTTCGTTGGATTGAAAACAAATATTCCAAAATTTCTTTATGAAGCTGATATGTTTCTTCTCAGCTCCTCATCGGAAGGTCTGCCCATTGCACTTCTTGAAGCATCTATATCTGGATTACCTTGTATAGTTACTGATGTTGGTGGTTGCGCCGAAATAATTGAGAGTAGTAAAAATGGCGTTACTGTGCCTCACCATAATCCCCAAGAGATTGCAAATGAAATTGCTAAATTTGTTTTAGATAATACTCTGATAGAGAGGTTTTCAACTAATGCTATTAACAACGCCCACAAATATTCAATAAACAAAGCCGCACAGTTACATATCGAATTATATAATTCGATTCTTAAATAG
- a CDS encoding phenylacetate--CoA ligase family protein, translating into MLLKEIFIHYSPNFLTNCAITVFNSYQYKIRHAGDYQKYKDYYTKFSIASKHDVEVEQKERLANFLNFSVNKSNWYSHYRKYESLNDFGILNKEDIINNMKDIATLSEKNAIVSLTGGTTGASMKVLYTKENMQERHAFLDSFRAQYGYTLGKKCVWFSGKNIVSEKNIKKGICYRDDYVNKIRFFSTFHITDSNFHIYWLAFRNFAPAYIVGFPSSVYELCSMAAVRGLKLENTVEAFFPTAETLLPIHREVISSVLGCKIADQYASSEGAPFILECEQGGMHIHPLTGIFEVVDEDMKPAQEGEILVTSFTTKGTPLIRYRIGDRIKLAPEDKQCVCGSHFPLVERIEGRATDYILSPTHGKVNLGNISNSTKNVAGVIQFQAIQHKSDCVEVLVVASNDFTDKEQKNFKLALAERFGPELKINLKIVDEIPKEKSGKFRLVKNMIGK; encoded by the coding sequence ATGCTATTAAAAGAAATATTTATACATTATAGTCCGAACTTTTTGACGAATTGTGCTATCACGGTTTTCAATTCGTATCAATATAAAATCCGGCATGCTGGAGATTATCAGAAATATAAAGATTATTATACTAAGTTTTCAATTGCTTCTAAACATGATGTAGAGGTTGAGCAAAAAGAACGTTTAGCCAATTTTTTAAATTTTAGTGTGAATAAATCTAATTGGTATAGTCATTATAGAAAATACGAGTCTCTAAATGATTTTGGTATACTTAATAAAGAAGATATTATTAATAACATGAAGGATATAGCTACATTAAGCGAAAAAAATGCGATCGTGAGTCTAACAGGTGGTACTACGGGTGCATCAATGAAAGTTTTGTATACTAAAGAAAATATGCAAGAGCGTCATGCATTTTTAGATAGTTTCAGAGCTCAGTATGGGTATACGCTTGGTAAGAAATGTGTATGGTTCAGTGGTAAAAATATAGTTAGTGAAAAAAATATTAAGAAGGGGATTTGTTATAGAGATGACTATGTTAATAAGATTCGTTTTTTTTCTACATTTCATATAACTGACAGTAATTTTCATATTTACTGGCTCGCTTTTCGTAATTTTGCTCCAGCATATATTGTTGGTTTCCCATCTAGTGTATATGAGTTATGCTCTATGGCTGCAGTTCGTGGATTAAAGCTGGAGAATACAGTTGAAGCTTTTTTCCCTACTGCTGAAACATTACTACCCATTCATCGTGAAGTTATTAGTTCTGTTTTAGGCTGTAAAATTGCTGACCAGTATGCTTCGTCAGAAGGTGCGCCCTTTATTCTTGAATGTGAGCAAGGAGGAATGCATATTCATCCATTAACAGGTATATTTGAAGTGGTTGATGAAGATATGAAACCAGCACAAGAAGGCGAAATTCTTGTGACTTCATTTACTACAAAAGGTACTCCTCTCATACGTTATAGGATTGGTGATCGTATAAAGCTTGCGCCAGAAGACAAACAGTGTGTTTGTGGGTCTCATTTTCCATTAGTTGAAAGAATTGAAGGTAGAGCGACCGATTATATTCTTTCCCCAACACATGGAAAAGTTAACTTAGGTAACATCAGTAACAGCACTAAGAATGTTGCAGGAGTTATCCAGTTCCAAGCAATTCAACACAAGTCTGATTGCGTAGAAGTGCTAGTTGTTGCAAGTAACGACTTCACCGATAAAGAACAGAAAAATTTTAAATTAGCACTAGCAGAACGTTTTGGCCCAGAGTTAAAGATTAATTTAAAAATTGTAGATGAAATACCGAAAGAGAAAAGCGGCAAGTTTAGACTTGTCAAAAATATGATAGGTAAATAA